The proteins below come from a single Halobacteriovorax sp. DA5 genomic window:
- a CDS encoding sulfite exporter TauE/SafE family protein: MIFLLYLLVGAFVGTLSGLFGIGGGVVIVPTLLFLFHKQGFSPDIRMYMALGTSLATIVITAASSTLRHYNMGNLLTDVTKRFILPIVVGISTGAYLVNIVEAQTLELIFICYLYLVSLKMIFYKSKVEEPKETSNMLFNFTGFIIGLKSAILGIGGGTISVPFLTWRGYQMKNAVAISASIGVPIALFSTSFYIYNGLSKPTPQYSLGYVYLPAFLGISIASFFFTKLGARISSVANQSILKKLFALLLIGIALKKTLTYLGH, from the coding sequence ATGATTTTCTTACTATACTTACTTGTTGGTGCATTTGTTGGAACTCTTTCTGGCCTTTTTGGTATCGGAGGAGGAGTTGTTATTGTCCCTACTCTCTTATTCTTATTTCATAAACAAGGTTTCTCACCAGATATTAGAATGTATATGGCCCTAGGAACATCGCTTGCGACAATTGTTATCACTGCCGCCTCTTCAACACTTAGACACTATAATATGGGAAATCTACTTACTGATGTAACAAAGAGATTTATTTTACCAATTGTTGTCGGTATCAGTACTGGAGCTTATTTGGTCAATATAGTCGAGGCCCAAACACTTGAGCTCATCTTTATCTGCTACCTTTATCTTGTTTCATTAAAGATGATTTTTTATAAATCTAAAGTGGAAGAGCCAAAAGAAACTTCTAATATGCTTTTTAACTTTACTGGCTTTATTATTGGTCTCAAATCAGCAATCCTTGGAATTGGTGGTGGTACGATAAGTGTTCCATTTCTAACTTGGAGAGGCTACCAAATGAAAAATGCAGTTGCTATCTCGGCTTCAATTGGGGTTCCGATCGCTCTTTTTAGTACTTCATTTTATATTTATAACGGTCTTAGTAAACCTACTCCACAATACTCACTTGGCTATGTTTACTTACCGGCCTTCCTTGGGATCTCAATCGCAAGCTTCTTTTTTACTAAGCTTGGAGCAAGAATATCAAGTGTTGCCAACCAATCAATACTAAAAAAG
- the cas5 gene encoding CRISPR-associated protein Cas5 has translation MIILLVFEFPYASFRQPLEFFQ, from the coding sequence CTGATAATTCTTCTAGTCTTTGAGTTTCCTTATGCTTCTTTTCGACAACCTCTTGAGTTTTTTCAATAA